From one Deinococcus apachensis DSM 19763 genomic stretch:
- a CDS encoding DUF1616 domain-containing protein, giving the protein MPRAKKERVGPGSSELQSTSREQSGTGGRAGRERALAVPTPAHAETTSLLPAAPSKPRRARKRKEEATPSPEPGQTGVSPAEDSPPRPTRSGRQVKVETETPPSVEGQPARSRTGRSRKPKVEAPMMDVAPPAVGPAAPPPTGGLDLQVETASALVPEVPRDEVSVGLGASTVGEQASVSGLPLRVTGDALADSPAPVVSTPHVEPAQAPTAAPHQLSLPRQEAKGAVRPGVPAALWADLLLAVLLVSLASLLVAFAPQLRGAWRTLLGLPALLLAPGYLMTLTFFPRRGDLSGFNRVILSLGYSLMSVPLLGLLLSGLPWGVTPRAMALGLGVWTLAWAGAAWQHRRRGPAGELFLALREPQGLRTVALFSVVSLGAIVGLGTLMGRMHSNLPLTEFYVLGPQGKLGDYPTRATPGTLISLTLAVRNFEVQPTAYRIRPSLCPRVIQVPTLAPQQEWRTTWQCRVDGSDATNLLRFDLFRQHDVQPYRTLTLSLE; this is encoded by the coding sequence ATGCCGAGAGCGAAAAAGGAGCGTGTGGGGCCAGGCAGTTCAGAGCTTCAGTCCACCTCCCGGGAACAGTCGGGAACTGGAGGCCGGGCCGGGCGCGAGCGGGCACTCGCCGTGCCCACCCCGGCCCATGCTGAGACAACCAGCCTCCTTCCTGCCGCCCCCTCCAAACCTCGCCGGGCGCGCAAGCGGAAGGAGGAGGCGACGCCGTCTCCAGAACCGGGGCAGACCGGGGTATCCCCGGCGGAGGACAGCCCACCCCGCCCCACCCGCTCGGGCCGTCAGGTAAAGGTCGAGACCGAGACGCCCCCTTCTGTCGAGGGGCAGCCTGCCCGGTCCAGAACAGGGCGCAGCCGCAAGCCGAAGGTTGAAGCGCCGATGATGGACGTGGCCCCGCCCGCCGTGGGGCCAGCAGCCCCCCCGCCGACGGGAGGGCTCGACCTGCAAGTGGAAACTGCATCGGCCCTCGTGCCCGAGGTGCCGCGTGACGAGGTGTCGGTGGGCCTGGGGGCATCGACGGTCGGGGAGCAGGCCTCTGTATCCGGGCTGCCCCTGAGGGTCACAGGTGACGCCCTGGCAGACTCCCCTGCACCGGTGGTCAGCACGCCGCATGTCGAACCTGCTCAGGCTCCCACCGCCGCCCCGCACCAGCTCTCCCTGCCCCGGCAGGAGGCCAAGGGGGCCGTCAGACCCGGCGTGCCCGCCGCCCTCTGGGCGGATTTGCTGCTCGCCGTCCTGCTGGTCAGCCTGGCCTCCCTGCTGGTGGCCTTCGCGCCGCAGTTGCGCGGGGCGTGGCGCACCTTGCTGGGCCTGCCCGCCCTGCTCCTGGCGCCGGGTTACCTGATGACGCTGACGTTCTTCCCCCGGCGGGGCGACCTGAGCGGGTTCAACCGGGTCATTCTCTCCCTGGGCTACTCGCTGATGAGCGTCCCGCTGCTCGGCCTGCTGCTGAGCGGTCTCCCCTGGGGCGTCACGCCGCGGGCCATGGCGCTGGGCCTGGGGGTCTGGACCCTGGCCTGGGCGGGCGCGGCCTGGCAGCACAGGCGCCGCGGCCCGGCGGGGGAGCTGTTCCTGGCCCTCCGGGAGCCGCAGGGGCTCAGAACCGTGGCGCTGTTTTCCGTGGTGAGCCTCGGCGCCATCGTGGGGCTGGGCACGCTGATGGGCCGAATGCACAGCAACCTGCCCCTCACCGAGTTCTACGTGCTCGGGCCGCAGGGAAAGCTGGGCGACTACCCCACGCGCGCCACTCCGGGCACCCTGATCTCGCTGACCCTGGCGGTCCGCAACTTCGAGGTCCAGCCCACGGCGTACCGCATTCGACCTTCCCTGTGCCCCCGGGTGATCCAGGTTCCCACCCTGGCCCCCCAGCAGGAATGGCGGACAACCTGGCAGTGCCGCGTGGACGGCTCCGACGCAACGAACCTCCTGCGCTTCGACCTATTTCGGCAGCACGACGTCCAGCCTTACCGGACTCTAACTCTGAGTCTGGAGTGA